From the genome of Thermoanaerobaculales bacterium:
CGGACTGCTGGTGGTGGCTCCACCTCTACCAGGAGCACCGCTCGCCGGCCCAGTTCCGGCAGCTGCTCGACGCCATTCGCTCCGGCCACATCACGATCCCGCTCAATCCCTTCGTCACCCTGTACGGCGCCCTGCCCACCGAGGCGGCGATCCGCGCCGGCTACTACCCCGGCCGCATCGCGCGCGAGTTCGACCTCGGGTTCCCGCTCGCCGAGTACCGAGAGAGCGCGACCATGCCCTGGGGGCTCGCCAGCATCTGGGGCGGCAGCGACGTCCGCTTCAGCTGGAAGGGCATCTGCAACTGCTACCAGTCGGCGCCGCTGCGCAACGACGACGAGCTGTTCTGGTGGCAGGGGCCCGACGGCAAGGAGCTGCTGGTCAAGTGGTACAACCTGATCGGCGACAATCGCGACTGGGGCGGCTACTCGGAGGCGAGGCTCAACCTCAACGACCCGGCTCGGATCGACCTGAATATCACGCGCACGCAGACGCGGATGCCGGGCATCCCGCTCACGGGCCTGTTCGACGCCGGCTGGGACGAAGTCGGCTACCAGACCACCTCCTTCGTCGACAGCGCCCAAGGCTACAACGCCCTCGGCACCGGCAACACGGCGATCGTGTCCAACGGCGTCGACTTCTTCGAAGCCCTGCTGTCGAGCGGCGTTGCCGATGCGCTCAACACGCTGCGTGGTGGCTGGGGCTCTGACTGGGACATGTGGCCGGCGTCGCTCGCCGGGCGCACAGCGCGCGCGCGCCGCGCCTTCGAGCGGATGCGCACCGCCGAGGCGCTGGCAGTGTGGGCGCAGCGCCACGACCCGAACTTCTGGACGCCGGTGCGGGCCGGCCTCGAGCAAGGCCTGTTCTCGGCGTGGAAGTACTTCGAGCACAACTGGGACGTGACGGCAGGGGGGCCGAGCCTCGCCCAGATGCAGGACGACAAAGAGGCCTGGGCCTCTGCTTTCGAGACCGCAGTGGATCAGTCGATCAATGCAGCGGACACCGCCATCTCAGCCCTCTTCTCGACGCCCAGTGAGGACCGCGTGGCGGTCTTCAACCCGCTCGGCTTTGCGCGTACCGACATCGCCGAGGTCGCGGTCCCGAGCCCCGGCCCCTACGTCGTGACCGACGTCGCGACCGGCCTCGAGGTGCCGGCCCAGGTCATCGAGCGGGGGGGCGCGCGCTTCCTGCAGCTCATCGCCCGAAGCGTGCCGTCGCTCGGCTACAAGGTCTTCGCCTACGAGCCGGGCACGCCTGGTTCGTTTCCACCCGCCGCGACCGTGACGCCCGGGACGCGCACCATCGAGAGTGCACTCTACCGGGTACGACTTGGCGGGCGCGGGCAGATCGTCGAGGCCGTGCACAAGGCGCCGTCACCCGACGTGCAGCTCGCGGGAGCGAACGGCCTCAACGACCTCGGCAGCGGGACAATCCAGTCGGTGGTGGCTGAAAACGTCGGGCCTGTGTCGGCCACGCTCCGCGCCACGCTCGCCAGCCCCGCGCGCACGGTGCGAATCACCCTCTGCTCCGAGGTCGACCGGATCGATGTCCAGGACACGATCGACCAGAACGTCTCCGGCTTTCGCACCTACAGCTTCCACGCCAACCTCCCGGGTGCGCAGATCCGCTTCGAGGAGGTCGGCGCCATCGCGCGCCCAGGCATGGTCACTGAGGGCGGTGACTACCTGCCAGGCACCCGCGCCAGCCGGATGACCCTCAACCACTTCGTGGCCTTTGCCCGGCCCGACTACCACCTGGTGCTGTCGAACTGGGACGCCTTCGCCATGAAGCTCAACGACAGCACCGACTCGGCCTTTGACCTCACTGGCGACACGGTACACGTGGTGGTGATGGAGCAGCCCACGGGCGCCGGAACCTCGGACCAGGGGGGCGACGGCTTCTTCCTCAACCGCTTCGCCCTGCGCGGGGTTGCAGGCGCAATCGACGCCCCCGAGGCGATGCGGACCGCACTCGCCCACCAGAACCCCCTCCACGTGATCGCACTGCCCCGCAACCAGAACGGCCCTCTCGCCGCGCCGTCCGCCGGCCTGCTCTCGGTCGACGCCGACAATGTCGTGGTCACAGCCTTCAAGCCCGCCGAGGACGCGTGGCAGGGCTACGTCGTCAGGCTGTGGGAGCTCGGCGGAGAGCCCACCGTCGTCGAGATCGACGGCTCGAGCATGGGAGTTCTCAAGGCCTGGCCGAGCTCACTCATCGAGACCGACACCGGCCCGGCGGCGCTGGCGGCGGGCGGCGTGATCCAGGTCCCGGTGGACGCAAACGAGATCCAGACCTTCCGACTCGGCGACTACCTGGTCTTCCGCTCCAACCTCGACAACGGCGGCCTCGGCGACTGGTCCTCCTTCGTCGAGTAGGGTTGTAGCCCTACCCGAACCCACCCGGCCCGCGTTCCGTAATTTTCCTCGTGAGGGGCTTGACAAATCCGATTTGAGGGCTAAATTCTTAGCATGATGCTAATTTTCTAGCATCATGTCGATGGCCATCGGCGCTGCGGTCCAGGAGGTGACATGACACCAGAGCCCCATGAGCTCAGCCGGCGCGAGCGCCAGATCATGGACGTCCTCTACGAGCTGGGCCGCGCCACCTCCGCCGAGATCCGGGAGCGGCTGCCCGACCCGCCGTCCTACTCGGCGGTGCGGGCGATGCTGCGGATCCTGGAGGACAAGGGCCACCTGCGCCACGAGCAGGACGGCCCCCGCTATGTGTTCATCCCGACCGTGCCGCGCGAGGAGGCGAGCGAATCGGCCCTGCGGCGCGTGGTCCGCACCTTCTTCGACGGCTCGGCCGAAAGCGCCCTGACCGCCCTCATAGACCTCGGGGTCAAGGACCTCGACGAGCAGGCGCTGCGCCGCCTGGCCGACCGCATCGCCGAGGCGCGCAAGGAGGGCCGCTGATGGAGCTCCTCCTCGCTCTCGCCCTCGGGTCGGCCAAGGCGCTGCTCCTGCTGTCGATCGCAGCCGCCGGCGCGACGCTCCTGCACGACAAGCCGGCGCGCCTGCGGGTGGTGATCTGGGCCACCGCGTTGGCCGGCTCGCTTTTCATCCCAGTCGTGACGCCGGTCCTGCCACCACTCGAGCTGCCGATGCTGCCCAACTTCGCTGGCGAGCTGCAGCCCGCAAGCGGCACCAACGCGCCAACCGCCGTCGAACCTACGGACGCGGCGCACACCGGCGAGGCGCTTTCGGCCCACGGAACTTCGATGCCCCACTTCGTAGCACCTGCCGACCCGGGCATCCAGTGGTCGACCCTGCTGCTGGTGGCCTGGGCCGCCGGCGCCGGGCTCACCTTGTCCCGGCTCGCGGTCGGGTACTGGCGCACCCGGCGGCTGATCCGCCTCTCGGTTCCGATCTCGGACCCGGAGTGGCTCGAGGACCTCGCCCGAGCGCGGCGGCGCGTCGGCCTGCGGCGCGCCGTCCGGATGGTGATCACTCGGGAGGTCGAGATCCCGGCCACGGTCGGTGTCGTCCGGCCGACAGTGATCGTGCCCCAGGCCGCCATTTCCTGGCCGCGCGAGCGCCGGGAGGCGGTTCTGCTGCACGAGCTCGTCCACGTTTCCCGCCTCGACTGGCCGCTGCGGCTGGTCGCCCGGCTGGCTCGTGGCTGCTATTGGTTCAACCCGCTCGCCTGGTGGGCGGTGCGGCGCCTCGACCTCGAGCAGGAGCTCGCCTGCGACGAGGAGGTGGTCGCGCTGGGCACCCGCCCGAGCGTCTACGCCTGCCACCTGCTGGGCATCGCCCACGCGGTCGCCCGGCATCCCGCGCCCGCAGTCTCCGGCCTGGAGATGGCGCGCGCCAGTCACCTGGAGGAACGCATCATGAGTATTCTCGAGACATCCAACCCCCGCCGCATCGGACGGCGAGTGCTCGCACCGGCGGTCGTCCTGATCGCCGCAATGGTCCCGGCGCTGGCCGCCGTCGCGCCGACGGATGCGCCACGGCCCGCGACGACGTCACAGCTCAAGCGAGCGCTGGAGGACATCGAGGCAGCCGAGGCCCGGATGGAGCCGCAGCTCGCCAAGATCGAGGCCATCGAGACCGAAATGGCGCCCTCCCTCGAGGAGATTGCCTCGCTCGAGGTCGAGATCGACGACGAGGCGATCGCCGCCATCGAGGCCGAGCTGCAGCCCTACCTCGAGCGCATCGAGGCGCTCGAGCTCGACATGGCGCCGACTGAGGCCGAGATGGAGGCCATCGAAGCACGCTTGCAGGGTCTCGAGCTCCACGTCGATGACGGCACGCTGGCCGACATCGAGCGCCAGCTCCGAGAGCAGCTCGAGCCGCTGGAGGAGGAGCTCGAGCAGCTCCACCTCTCGATGGCTCCCGCGCTCGAGCAGATCGCGGCCATCGACCGCGAAATGGAGCCGATCCACGAGAGACTCGAGGCCATGCACGAGCAGCTCGAACCGAAGCACGAGGAGCTGGAAAAGATCCACGCGGCCATGGAGCCCTTCCAGGAGCGCATGGAGGCCGTCCAACGCGAGCTCGAGCCGATCCACGAGGAGATGGAGGAGCTCGGGGAGCGCCTCGAGAAGGCGGTCGCCGCCGAGGTCGAGCCAGTGCTCCGCGAGCACCTGGGCTCGGTCGCCGACCCGCAGGCGCCGTTCACCGAGCTTGCGGCACGGATC
Proteins encoded in this window:
- a CDS encoding BlaI/MecI/CopY family transcriptional regulator produces the protein MTPEPHELSRRERQIMDVLYELGRATSAEIRERLPDPPSYSAVRAMLRILEDKGHLRHEQDGPRYVFIPTVPREEASESALRRVVRTFFDGSAESALTALIDLGVKDLDEQALRRLADRIAEARKEGR
- a CDS encoding glycosyl hydrolase-related protein, which codes for MRRAAVVLAAAAAAILAAGPAGAHDVYLMNSNHTDYNWNATAAQYDAAMLADLDYYLLQIAATAGNPPEEQSRYVPDCWWWLHLYQEHRSPAQFRQLLDAIRSGHITIPLNPFVTLYGALPTEAAIRAGYYPGRIAREFDLGFPLAEYRESATMPWGLASIWGGSDVRFSWKGICNCYQSAPLRNDDELFWWQGPDGKELLVKWYNLIGDNRDWGGYSEARLNLNDPARIDLNITRTQTRMPGIPLTGLFDAGWDEVGYQTTSFVDSAQGYNALGTGNTAIVSNGVDFFEALLSSGVADALNTLRGGWGSDWDMWPASLAGRTARARRAFERMRTAEALAVWAQRHDPNFWTPVRAGLEQGLFSAWKYFEHNWDVTAGGPSLAQMQDDKEAWASAFETAVDQSINAADTAISALFSTPSEDRVAVFNPLGFARTDIAEVAVPSPGPYVVTDVATGLEVPAQVIERGGARFLQLIARSVPSLGYKVFAYEPGTPGSFPPAATVTPGTRTIESALYRVRLGGRGQIVEAVHKAPSPDVQLAGANGLNDLGSGTIQSVVAENVGPVSATLRATLASPARTVRITLCSEVDRIDVQDTIDQNVSGFRTYSFHANLPGAQIRFEEVGAIARPGMVTEGGDYLPGTRASRMTLNHFVAFARPDYHLVLSNWDAFAMKLNDSTDSAFDLTGDTVHVVVMEQPTGAGTSDQGGDGFFLNRFALRGVAGAIDAPEAMRTALAHQNPLHVIALPRNQNGPLAAPSAGLLSVDADNVVVTAFKPAEDAWQGYVVRLWELGGEPTVVEIDGSSMGVLKAWPSSLIETDTGPAALAAGGVIQVPVDANEIQTFRLGDYLVFRSNLDNGGLGDWSSFVE
- a CDS encoding M56 family metallopeptidase, translated to MELLLALALGSAKALLLLSIAAAGATLLHDKPARLRVVIWATALAGSLFIPVVTPVLPPLELPMLPNFAGELQPASGTNAPTAVEPTDAAHTGEALSAHGTSMPHFVAPADPGIQWSTLLLVAWAAGAGLTLSRLAVGYWRTRRLIRLSVPISDPEWLEDLARARRRVGLRRAVRMVITREVEIPATVGVVRPTVIVPQAAISWPRERREAVLLHELVHVSRLDWPLRLVARLARGCYWFNPLAWWAVRRLDLEQELACDEEVVALGTRPSVYACHLLGIAHAVARHPAPAVSGLEMARASHLEERIMSILETSNPRRIGRRVLAPAVVLIAAMVPALAAVAPTDAPRPATTSQLKRALEDIEAAEARMEPQLAKIEAIETEMAPSLEEIASLEVEIDDEAIAAIEAELQPYLERIEALELDMAPTEAEMEAIEARLQGLELHVDDGTLADIERQLREQLEPLEEELEQLHLSMAPALEQIAAIDREMEPIHERLEAMHEQLEPKHEELEKIHAAMEPFQERMEAVQRELEPIHEEMEELGERLEKAVAAEVEPVLREHLGSVADPQAPFTELAARIVDEGHVHVDGDLVTVEISTREARDILSGLLGPHRSGSQAAFDAAVEAAAAAVSHLEITAR